In a single window of the Bufo bufo chromosome 5, aBufBuf1.1, whole genome shotgun sequence genome:
- the LOC121002508 gene encoding uncharacterized protein LOC121002508, producing KKNYQYSEKDQNSSSIIKFLNTTVSKFSKKGSSQIANHLELYESTMDSLKLYSDADRIRFLPWAFDDKYRHYFTSFRERGIQDWPSVLHEVKLEFGPYRTITAAKRDIYKLTCRPNQSPREFLSILKNAYKLAYRSPNWESEEFKQLFYDAMPTQIKLSLARDLDIEAPLDRLVTAATTLYNISECHETGERRFKKSPEQNIAEAKVNPSFGFETQPRKYPQSTGPVHQTHRQQVVPKQTKPQNPNGSEGDNSGAGRSNYRPYYNNGPQYRSYYYRDSQGYRRWNNRPRQQREDRQEPLNSPRSRSPTNNQGASQNQNMRKPNRFDQLAEQVAQLNDIVRKLSQENRNRIIAYASKSLSPVEVKFNSCEKALLSTVFVEYFPGWKRSNMMRNNNKPVKHGKMFCKIDEMVTTHGLTIYWKKVKGHSKYPGMDKEGNDLADSLAKQAAIDGEVFDVDDLMGTMQVDATTRRWIADKDLKERYHAMGSTRSVSRSDATTCP from the exons aagaaaaattaccagtattcagaaaaggatcaaaattcatccagcataattaagtttttaaaTACCACTGTGTCCAAGTTCtctaagaaaggttcttctcagatagcgaatcacttagaactgtatgaatccactatggattctttaaaattatactctgatgctgacagaatcagattccttccatgggcatttgatgataaatatcgtcattactttacctcttttagggagagaggaattcaagattggccaagtgttttgcatgaaGTTAAACTGGAATTCGGACCTTACCGaaccattactgctgcaaaacgagacatatataagcttacatgtaggcccaatcaaagtccccgtgaattcctctctatccttaaaaatgcctataagttagcatatagatccccaaactgggaatctgaagagtttaagcagttgttctatgatgctatgccaacccagatcaaacttagcctagccagagatctggatattgaagctcccttggataggttggtgacggctgccaccacgctgtataatatcagtgaatgccatgaaacaggtgagagaagatttaaaaaatccccagagcaaaatatagctgaagctaaggtaaaccctagctttggatttgaaacacagccacgtAAGTACCCTCAGTCTACAGGTCCTGTCCACCAAACCCATCGACAACAGGTAGTACCCAAGCAAACCAAGCCCCAAAATCCCAACGGGTCAGAGGGGGATAATTCTGGtgctgggaggtctaactaccgtccataTTACAATAATGGTCCCCAATATAGGTCCTATTACTATAGGGATTCCCAGGGTTACAGACGCTGgaataacaggcccagacaacagagggaagataggcaggaacccTTAAACTCACCTAGGAGTAGGTCACCCACCAATAATCAGGGCGCCTCACAAAACCAAAATATGCGcaaaccaaacaggtttgatcagctggcagaacaagtggcccagttgaATGACATTGTGAGGAAGTTGTCCCAG gaaaaccggAACAGAATCATTGCCTATGCCAGCAAATCCTTGTCACCAGTAGAGGTAAAATTCAATAGCTGTGAGAAAGCCttactgtcaactgt CTTTGTGGAATATTTCCCCGGATGGAAAAGATCCAACATGATGAGAAACAACAACAAGCCAgtcaagcatggtaagatgttttgtaagATTGACGAGATGGTTACCACCCACGGTCTTACaatttactggaaaaaggtaaaGGGTCATTCAAAGTATCCAGGTATGGATAAAGAAGGGAATGACCTAGCAGATTCCCTCGCCAAACAAGCAGCCATTGAcggagaagtctttgacgttgatgacctcatgggaactatgcAAGTGGATGCAACGACAAgaa gatggaTTGCTGATAAGGACCTCAAAGAACggtatcacgcaatgggtagTACCCGCAGCGTATCGAGGTCTGATGCTACAACATgcccatga